The Chryseobacterium indologenes genomic sequence ATAAAGATTAATTTCCGACGATCCTGAACCTGAATCACCCGTTATAGGTTTTCCATCGGATGGTGTAACTGAGATATCAGCAGTATTAACGTTAAAGAAAATATGGTGACTCCCTTTTATCATAATCCTTCCTGAAGTGGTAGAAGCATCCGGAATTGTAACGGCACGCATCCCGTTGTTGGGGATCCCGGACACAAGTGTTGTCCAGGAATTGCCACTGTCGGTAGACCAAAGAATATCAACATTGGTAGCATTGATACCATTGGACGTCGTTCCTGCTACATTCCAGGTGACGGTTTGGGAACTTCCGCCCGTATAAGTTACAGGTGTATTTTGTGAAGTAACAATAAATGGTCCTGCTCCCCCTGAGACCGTAATCCTGGTGTCGTCTGAATTATTTCCTGCGCCTCCTGTTTTGTTATCACGTACTGTAAATCTGAAGTTTAAATTTCGTGCTACGGATGGCAAAGCTTCTACATTGATTTCATCGCCAGCTGTAATCGTTTGTCCCGCCAAAACACTGGACATTCTCGGAAAATATCGTATAGGAGAAGTACTCGGGGTCCATGATCTGAATAAAGGACCATTGATTTTAGTTTCTACCGCAGCCGAACTAAAACCGGTCTCAGTAGAACTTCCCTTATCCATTTGCTCCCAGATGTAAGTCAGAGGATCACCGTCTGCATCTGTTCCCGATCCGGTTAGCATGAAAGGAGTGCTTTTAGGTATCGTATAATCTGAACCTGCATCTGCGATTGGAATTGAATTTCCTGTAGCAGTATTTACAGAACATGTATTCGCTTTAATGGTGTTGGTGATCTGCTCAATGCTTAGCGCATGAAAGAACGGATCAGATTTTTTCTGAACATCAAAGTTGGTAATACCTGCATAGCCCATAATGGTGGATCCTGATCCCGGTTCTACGGGTTTTAAACCGGATTGGGTAGTGTAGGACCACGTGTGGTTTCCGCCAAACTGATGCCCCATTTCGTGGGCAACAAAATCAATATCAAACGAATCTCCCGACGGAATTCCATTAGAAGGTGAGGTATATCCGCTTCCTTTGTAAGCATTGGGATATGTAATTCCCTGGTAGACATAGGTAGACATATCATCACTGCATATACAACCGATACATCCTGCATTTCCGCCACCGCCGTCTCTTCCGAACAGATGCCCAATGTCAAAATTGGCATTGCCAATAGTTGAACTTAACGTATTCATAAGCTGAAAATTCCAGTTTTCCATCTGGGCAGAAGGTGAATAAGGATCTGTCGCAGCATTGGTATAAATGATGGCATCATTATTGGGGATAAGGACCATTCTTGCGGCAAATTCATTTTGAAAAATACCATTGACACGGGTAAGGGTATTATTCATCGCTGCAAGAGCCTGAGCTTTTGTCCCTCCGAAATATCCGGCATATTCTCCTGTACATGAAAGAGCCAGTCTGAATGTCCTTAATGTAGCATCATTTGCATTTTTGGCTGTTGCAGAAATTGCTGATCCTTTTTGTGCAGATTCAAGGACTGTACATTCAAAAGTATTTAAGTTGTCTTTTCTATCGGATTTTTTATATACGATGTAAGAAGATAAATCTTGTGTATACGGTTCAATAAAAACGGCTGATTTATCACTGTAAATTTCCATTGATGAAAGACCTAAGGAAGAGATACTGAAAAAAACACTGGAGGTCTTATCTATACTTTCGCCGGTGTACGATTTGATATCCGGGTATTTTGCTGCCAGTTCAGGATCAAAATTTGAATTTTCGATAACTTGAAAGTCTTCCATTTCTCCTTTAGAATTAGGAAAGGAAATAAGAATGTCTGACTTTTTACTACCTGCAGTTCTTTGGCTGGCCTTTGATAATATATTTTTTAATGCATGGATATCCAGTTTGTATATTCTTGGATTGTCAATATCAGCTACGTTTTTAAAGACAGGTGAAGGGGTCTTCAGGGATCCTCTGGTCCATAAACGGTCTGTTTGAGCGAATGACATACCTGACAAAGCAAGCATTCCCATCATCAATAATTGTTTTTTCATGTAAGAGTGAATTTTTCATTTGTGTCCCGCAAAGCTAATAAAAAAATAACAGGAAGAGAATATTTTAAGAAGAAAATTAAATATAGATCACGCTGAAACTACAGTTTTTTTAAATTGTCAACTTACAAAAAAAAGCTGCCCTCGTACGGGCAGCCTTCACATCGTTTAAATTTAAAGTTCCTAATTCTTTACAAATCTTTTAGCACTTTCTCCGACCTGAATCATATAAGCACCTTTAACAAGACCACTTACATTCACAGAACTTCTCTGAAGTTTTCCTGAGTCAATAAGTTTTCCTCCCATGTCGAAGATTTTATAATCCTCTGAGGTTGTATTGGAAATGTATAAGATATCTTTTACAGGATTAGGATATAGCTTAATATCAGTGATCAGATCTTTTGTATTAGTCAGGTCACCTTTTCCTGAAGAAACGATATTAAGAGTGTAATCTTCTACCTGCCCGTAAGTATATGCTTCGCAAGATGACGTAGGAATAGAACTGTACTTCATCATCACTCTCATTCTCGTAGAGCCGATAGTTGCTGTTGACGGAATGGTAACAGATCCTGTAACAGGAGAAGTTGTTGATCCTGCTTTTGACCAAACCAGTTCACCACTGTCAGCAAAGCTTCCGTTACCATTGTAGTCAATGTAAACAGCATATGCTTCACTATATTTTGTAGAAGTCCAGACTGGTGTGATGGAAAGGGCATATGCCGTACCTCTGGTAACATTCGTGGAAACCGAAGTAAAGTCTTCATAACCAGCTGTTCCTGTTGAAGTATTATTGATCGTTCCGAATTTCACATTTCCGATTCTTTCGTCAGCCGTGTTGGATGCTGAAGAAGAGCAGTAAGTCACCGTTCCTCCTGAAAGGGTTGTTACAGTCACTGTATTGCTGGCAACAGAAGCATTTCCAGCTGCATCTTTGGCTTTAACAGTGAAAGAATAAGTCGTAGCCGGACT encodes the following:
- a CDS encoding T9SS type A sorting domain-containing protein yields the protein MKKQLLMMGMLALSGMSFAQTDRLWTRGSLKTPSPVFKNVADIDNPRIYKLDIHALKNILSKASQRTAGSKKSDILISFPNSKGEMEDFQVIENSNFDPELAAKYPDIKSYTGESIDKTSSVFFSISSLGLSSMEIYSDKSAVFIEPYTQDLSSYIVYKKSDRKDNLNTFECTVLESAQKGSAISATAKNANDATLRTFRLALSCTGEYAGYFGGTKAQALAAMNNTLTRVNGIFQNEFAARMVLIPNNDAIIYTNAATDPYSPSAQMENWNFQLMNTLSSTIGNANFDIGHLFGRDGGGGNAGCIGCICSDDMSTYVYQGITYPNAYKGSGYTSPSNGIPSGDSFDIDFVAHEMGHQFGGNHTWSYTTQSGLKPVEPGSGSTIMGYAGITNFDVQKKSDPFFHALSIEQITNTIKANTCSVNTATGNSIPIADAGSDYTIPKSTPFMLTGSGTDADGDPLTYIWEQMDKGSSTETGFSSAAVETKINGPLFRSWTPSTSPIRYFPRMSSVLAGQTITAGDEINVEALPSVARNLNFRFTVRDNKTGGAGNNSDDTRITVSGGAGPFIVTSQNTPVTYTGGSSQTVTWNVAGTTSNGINATNVDILWSTDSGNSWTTLVSGIPNNGMRAVTIPDASTTSGRIMIKGSHHIFFNVNTADISVTPSDGKPITGDSGSGSSEINLYPNPVQDILTVTNITDSAYKIYDMSGRLVKEGTLQNGTVRVSDLANGIYLIHLDQFRKKFIKN